One window of the Clostridium sp. MB40-C1 genome contains the following:
- a CDS encoding DeoR/GlpR family DNA-binding transcription regulator — protein sequence MKSDRLREMESYILKHESVSINALCSIFDVSKNTIRRDLGELQKKGIIKKVYGGVTLSDSQKDTVPFSEREIKNKSGKQVLCEAASSLVNDGDIIFIDSGTTTMHMLPFLSDKDNLTIITNNINVLINSLPYPNLNILSTGGSLFRETNSLIGIEAVNFLQNYNISKAFMASTGVSISKGVTNSSCIEYQIKKKVVEKSDNIIVLADESKLGVASLMTYCELQDIDVFITDKTPPKPFQHFFQQNNVEVIVPTLYKEKETVNI from the coding sequence TTGAAATCAGATAGATTAAGAGAAATGGAAAGTTATATATTAAAACATGAGAGTGTTTCAATAAATGCTTTATGCTCCATTTTCGATGTTTCAAAAAACACTATAAGAAGGGATCTTGGTGAACTCCAAAAAAAGGGTATAATAAAAAAAGTATATGGTGGAGTTACTTTAAGTGATAGCCAAAAAGACACAGTACCTTTTTCAGAAAGAGAGATAAAAAACAAATCAGGGAAACAAGTTCTTTGTGAAGCTGCAAGTTCATTAGTAAATGATGGTGATATTATATTTATTGATTCAGGAACAACTACAATGCACATGCTTCCTTTTTTATCAGACAAGGACAATCTCACCATAATAACTAATAATATTAATGTTTTAATAAACTCTCTTCCGTATCCTAATTTAAATATATTGTCTACAGGAGGATCATTATTTAGAGAAACAAACTCTCTTATAGGAATAGAAGCTGTAAACTTTCTACAAAACTATAATATTTCCAAAGCTTTTATGGCATCAACTGGAGTTTCCATTTCAAAAGGTGTTACCAACTCCTCTTGTATTGAGTATCAAATTAAGAAAAAGGTAGTAGAAAAAAGTGATAACATAATAGTTTTAGCTGACGAATCAAAATTGGGTGTAGCATCTTTAATGACCTATTGTGAATTACAGGATATAGATGTGTTTATTACAGATAAAACACCTCCTAAACCTTTCCAACATTTCTTTCAGCAGAATAATGTTGAAGTAATTGTTCCAACTTTATATAAAGAAAAAGAGACTGTAAATATTTAA
- a CDS encoding 2-hydroxyacid dehydrogenase: MRIVMLEPLGISENDVQTLSKSLTSKGHEFVPCYNKIETNEGLLAQASGADVFIIANSPLNRDIIESASNLKMISVAFTGIDHVDIAACKEKGITICNAAGYSTNSVAELTFGLILSTFRNIIPCDIATREGKTKAGLVGNELYGKTLGIIGTGSIGKRVAEIGKAFGCKLLGYSRTQKEDAKNIGITYVTLENLLKESDIVSLHVPLTDETKLLINKKNLSLMKPSSILINAARGGVVDSEALADALNNEKIAGAGIDVFEMEPPIPTNHPLLNAKNVVLTPHAAFATDESMLKRAKITFGNITKWLEGNPQNLMKL; the protein is encoded by the coding sequence ATGCGTATTGTTATGTTAGAACCATTAGGAATAAGCGAAAATGATGTACAAACTTTATCTAAATCACTCACATCTAAAGGACATGAATTTGTACCTTGCTACAATAAAATAGAAACTAATGAAGGTTTATTAGCTCAAGCTAGTGGAGCAGATGTATTTATTATTGCAAATTCTCCATTAAATAGAGATATAATAGAGTCTGCTTCTAATCTAAAAATGATATCTGTTGCTTTTACAGGTATAGATCATGTAGATATAGCCGCTTGCAAAGAAAAAGGTATTACTATCTGCAATGCAGCTGGATACTCCACTAATTCTGTTGCGGAATTAACCTTTGGTCTTATCCTATCAACCTTTAGAAACATAATTCCATGTGATATAGCCACAAGAGAAGGCAAAACCAAAGCAGGTTTAGTTGGTAATGAACTTTATGGTAAAACTCTAGGGATTATAGGTACAGGCTCTATTGGAAAAAGAGTTGCTGAAATAGGTAAGGCTTTTGGGTGCAAACTACTAGGCTATAGCAGGACTCAAAAAGAAGATGCTAAAAACATAGGCATTACATATGTTACTTTAGAAAACCTCTTAAAAGAAAGCGATATAGTATCTTTGCATGTTCCTCTTACAGATGAAACAAAACTACTTATAAATAAAAAAAATCTATCTTTAATGAAACCTTCATCTATTTTAATAAATGCAGCAAGAGGTGGAGTTGTAGATAGTGAAGCCTTAGCTGATGCATTAAACAATGAAAAGATTGCTGGAGCTGGAATAGACGTATTTGAAATGGAACCTCCAATTCCTACAAATCACCCACTTTTAAATGCCAAAAATGTTGTTCTAACACCTCATGCTGCTTTTGCTACAGATGAATCTATGCTTAAAAGAGCAAAAATAACTTTTGGCAACATAACAAAATGGCTTGAAGGTAATCCACAAAACCTTATGAAACTTTAG